From Zingiber officinale cultivar Zhangliang chromosome 5B, Zo_v1.1, whole genome shotgun sequence, the proteins below share one genomic window:
- the LOC121986225 gene encoding hexokinase-2-like, whose translation MVKGAVATAVTCAAAACAVTALVAGQRAQSSVLWSHVEAVVRELEESCATPIKKLRQVADAMAVEMHAGLASEGGTKLKMLISYVDNLPTGDETGLFYALDLGGTNFRVLRVQLGGKEGRVVKQEFEEVSIPPQLMTGGSDELFDFIASALARFVASEGEDYHLPVGRQRELGFTFSFPVRQISIGSGTLVKWTKGFNIDATVGEDVVAELARAMERQGLNMRVSALVNDTIGTLAGGRYHDEDVVAAVILGTGTNAAYVERAEAIPKWRGLLPKSGDMVINMEWGNFSSAHLPVTEYDRALDDESLNPGEQIYEKLISGMYLGEIVRRILLRLAKEAALFGETVPEKLLVPFVLRTPVMSAMHHDRSSDLDVVGTKLKDELGISSTSLRVRKVVVQICEVVARRSGCLAAAGIVGIMKKVGRDDAGEEGSRVPRTVIAMDGGLYEHYAMVSATVQCTVKEMLGEEATDSVVIKMANDGSGVGAALLAASHSQYLELEQSQ comes from the exons ATGGTGAAGGGAGCGGTCGCGACGGCGGTGACTTGTGCGGCGGCGGCGTGCGCGGTGACGGCCCTCGTCGCGGGGCAGCGGGCGCAGAGCTCCGTCCTCTGGTCTCACGTCGAAGCCGTGGTGAGAGAGCTCGAGGAGAGCTGCGCCACGCCCATCAAGAAACTGCGGCAGGTGGCGGACGCGATGGCGGTGGAGATGCACGCCGGACTCGCCTCCGAGGGCGGCACCAAGCTGAAGATGCTGATCAGCTACGTCGACAACCTTCCCACCGG GGATGAGACAGGACTGTTCTATGCATTGGACCTTGGCGGAACCAACTTCCGGGTCCTGCGAGTGCAACTCGGAGGGAAGGAGGGCCGAGTTGTCAAGCAAGAATTCGAGGAGGTTTCAATTCCTCCACAACTCATGACTGGAGGCTCAGAc GAACTGTTTGATTTTATCGCTTCGGCTTTAGCGCGGTTCGTCGCTTCTGAAGGCGAAGACTATCACCTTCCTGTCGGTAGACAGAGGGAGCTCGGCTTCACCTTTTCTTTTCCGGTGAGGCAAATCTCCATAGGATCAGGCACTCTTGTTAAATGGACAAAAGGTTTCAATATCGATGCCACG GTAGGGGAAGATGTGGTGGCTGAATTGGCCAGGGCCATGGAGAGACAAGGCCTTAATATGCGAGTGTCGGCTTTG GTTAACGATACGATCGGAACGTTGGCCGGAGGGAGATACCATGATGAAGATGTAGTTGCCGCAGTGATATTGGGCACCGGCACGAATGCAGCTTACGTAGAGCGAGCCGAGGCGATTCCTAAATGGCGTGGACTCTTGCCCAAATCAGGAGACATG GTTATCAATATGGAGTGGGGAAATTTTAGCTCAGCTCATCTACCTGTAACAGAATATGATCGAGCATTGGACGATGAGAGCTTGAACCCCGGTGAACAG ATTTACGAGAAGTTGATCTCCGGAATGTACTTGGGAGAGATAGTACGAAGAATTCTCCTGAGATTGGCCAAGGAAGCTGCCCTTTTCGGAGAGACTGTGCCTGAAAAACTACTAGTTCCATTCGTACTGAG GACTCCGGTGATGTCTGCCATGCATCATGATAGATCATCCGATCTTGATGTTGTTGGGACAAAACTGAAAGATGAATTGGGG ATATCGAGCACTTCTCTCCGAGTCAGAAAAGTGGTGGTTCAGATATGTGAGGTCGTCGCGAGACGCAGCGGATGCTTAGCTGCCGCCGGGATCGTCGGCATCATGAAGAAAGTTGGCCGTGATGATGCAGGGGAGGAAGGGAGTCGCGTTCCGAGGACGGTTATTGCGATGGACGGTGGACTTTACGAGCATTACGCAATGGTCAGTGCGACGGTGCAGTGCACGGTGAAGGAGATGCTAGGAGAAGAGGCCACGGATTCGGTCGTCATCAAGATGGCGAACGATGGCTCTGGCGTCGGAGCGGCTCTCCTTGCTGCCTCGCACTCTCAGTACCTGGAGCTTGAGCAGTCCCAGTGA